The window CGACAACATCAAGTGACAGTGACATTCGAACCTATGGCTGGTCAAATTTTCCTAACGCAAGATTACTTTGAAGCACTATCTGCTACGAATTTGAAAGCTCAGATAACGGAAAATAAAGGAAAGCTAGCTGTTGTGTTTAACATTCAACAGAAAAAAGACTTTGAAATTATTGAAGAATTGATTTCTTTTGCGGAGAAGTTACAAGAAATCAAGACCAGAAAGACAGAATAAATTTCTCAATTAGATGAAAAAATGGTAGAATATATAGTTGAGGTAAGTTTATGAGACTAGATAAATATTTAAAAGTTTCTCGCATTATCAAGCGTCGGACAGTTGCAAAGGAAGTAGCTGATAAGGGAAGGATTAAAGTTAATGGTATTTTGGCTAAGTCTTCAACAGATTTGAAAGTGAATGATCAGGTTGAAATCCAATTTGGCAATAAGTTGCTAACTGTAAAAGTCCTTGAAATGAAAGATTCTACAAAAAAAGAAGATGCACTGAAAATGTATGAAATTGTCAGTGAAAAAAGGATAGAAGCAGATGAGAAAATCTAAAATCCTGCAGTTGAATAATGCCTTTATTCAATCGGAACGTGCAAAATCTCAGAATAAATTGGCAGAGCGTCAGCAGAAAAATCGTTTCATGGCTGCTATTTTGGTTTTGGTTATCTTTTTATTTATGTTGCCAGCCTATAATCTGGTGGTGACCTATACAA is drawn from Streptococcus sp. 29892 and contains these coding sequences:
- a CDS encoding RNA-binding S4 domain-containing protein, with the translated sequence MRLDKYLKVSRIIKRRTVAKEVADKGRIKVNGILAKSSTDLKVNDQVEIQFGNKLLTVKVLEMKDSTKKEDALKMYEIVSEKRIEADEKI